AAGAGCAAACCAGCAAAGAGTTTTCATGCATGGGCTTGCTTAAGCTGCCTTGGAACCCCTCTTGTGAGTATCTGAGCATTGCAACCTGGGGAAGTGAGGCATTTGTAATGCCAATGAGCATTCTGGCCACAGCAGGCTTTGCAGTCACCTGGCAAATCTGGCTGAAGCAAGAGCTGGGAGAAGCCTTATGATCAAGGGTCCCACACAAGCTCACTCACCTGTAGGGAAACTGACGTTCTTTTTCACTGTGGTGTTGGAAGAGTTGAACCTGACTTCACATGTGTAGCTTTTCTCACTCATCTGTGCGTCcatgggaagagaagggagactgATGAAGGTTAAGGAGCCGCTGCTGGTTTTCGCCAAAAACGTCTGTTCCTCTTCCCAAAGATCTCCAGAGATGCTCCAGGACACCTGGACCAAGTTGGATGCTCCATGGACCACGCAAGCAAGACGGTCACTCTGCACAGACTTGGATGTTGGATGAGCAGATGGGAGCAAAAGCATCACCCGGGTGCTCGGGGTGTAACTGTCTGATGGGGAGAAGTAAAGCAAAGAATTCAGCCACGAGCCACATGATTCATGTGAAGAGATGATCAGGTCCTTATTTCAGAACCTCAGTCTCGTGTTTGGCAAGTTGTGTTCTGGGGACCCCGAGGGCTGCAAGAAGTGTGGAAGGGGCCAGTGATGTGGTGAGGGGCTAGGCTGGGGTGTTCTCACTTGGTGTTGCGCACACAAGAAAGCTGGAGGATTGTGCACAAGAGAGGTCTTCTTCCCACCTTCTtgggggccaggccaggccaaccACATCAGCAGGAAGGACCGCCGGCCACTTTCACACCTAACACAGGAGGCGAGAAGCAGAGGttctcttagccctggacttctgggctgaaatccagggcctccacaccccctggggccccccaaatcctctttagctgGTCCCAGGTGGTTTGGTCACTGCTAGACGGCTAAGCATGGCCTCTttggggaaaagaaatatgtgggataggaatatgttaagttgcgtgttgaaatatttctgctaatgcatatttgcatcaatgtACCTGTtctaattatttatttcatttttagaccgccccatccaatggctctgggtggtacacaagtaaaaaccaaaaacaaacacaatttaaaacaaaccgcttaaaacaacagaaaaacaaatttaacacAATTCAGaggcatttaaaaccaatttaaaaacattgacGAACAACttagaaaccttggaaggccaggccaaacaagtacgtttttagggctctcttgaaggcgaACAATGAGCCCAAAGtacggatatctgccgggagtgcagcagcattccacaggccaggagcagctgcagagaaggcccggctccgagtcgccaccggacgaaccggtggtaactctccagggtgctttccaagTTGCGAGCCTTACACCACAAAAAGCGGtcagaaatatgaatggcaccttccCTACAATGCAGGGgctgcaatgtcaaaacacaggcaaatcggaagcacacttaagggacccgTTGTGACACTGTGATAGCATGCCATCTGGAGAGcgcccagatgacctcaacatgtgatggggatcatacagaagaaggcacgcTCTAAGGTAACCTTAAGGTCTCGCTAAGAGGTTggatatccttacattcttgtgagctcagttgctgtttgtgccctcaagaacccatgtgttaaaaatactgtgaggtcattcacacaatcgaaaactgtgttctacctggattatgtggaagcaaggttagaggaaaagctgggtagcagtgattggggctattcttacgatcacaaaaatcctagcccgatttttgtgatcgtaagaaccaccgggctctcagctgagcccggtggttctggagcagctaacctgctcctgtagcccaccccttagcccaggtttgcggagcgagcgctctgcaaacccaggctatctgctcgtgagtagccatggcaccgtggctactcgcgagtagacccccaaccgggagggttaaaagcagccttccggctcgggggtctccccaatatgccctgcgcactcacgcagggcatactggggcttctgggggccacgcggcccccgagctccccagtccccgccggctccgtcttggagccggccatcgtgtgggtggccgatctggctgcccagggctccctctccgctcagtgccctaaaccgggtctcacggatggtgagacccagtccattgtgtgtggaagcaaggtaggagaaaaagccacccaggttttcctctaaccttgcatccacacaatcacttctacccaggctttcctctaaccttgtgtccacacaatcacttctacccaggttttcctctaaccttgcttccacacaaacaaaaattgggagtacacacagtttccaaacccaggtagaacacagttttcgattgtgtgaatgacctctatgtgtgtgtcatggtgtgtgtgtgtgtgtgtagagcagtggttcccaacctgggctcttccagacgttgctggactacaactcccatcacccctagcgatgataaattatagctgggcatgatgggcattgtagttcagcaacatctagaggaacgCAGGTTACGAACCCCCTgcgtaggggaatgatgcttaacttgcgggggtggggtggcggctcCAAGGACCTTTAGggccgggctccaaaattaccgaggtgcacctctggctagaAGCCAGCAGGAGCAATGCCTGTCCAATCAGCCAGGGCAGGGATTggctcatgagaaccagccctgaTTGGACgatgactatgaatatttatatactgctattcagccaaagttcccaaagaggtttacatagacagacagacataagatggtcccctgtccccaaaggactcacaatctatcaagaaacataaggcagataccagcaacagccactggagggatgttgtgctggggctggatagagccagttgctctccctctgctaatgataagagaatcaccacttttaaaaggtgcctcagttagcagggccaaGAAGACTGCACATGATCCTGGACCTTTCCCTTTTCAGGAAGGACAGTCAGCCACCTACACCCATAACACAGGAAGCTAGAAGCAAAGGCCAAATTGTGGCCTTTTGATGTAGTATCGCTGCGGCAAAGCTCAGCCCGGCTTCCTTACCTCCAACAATCAGTGAAGTGGTCCCACTGCTGAAAAACAAATTCCGGATTCCCTGAGCACAGAAATATAGGCCAGAATCAGCAGGCTGAGAATTGGAGATTTCCAATGTCAGCTTGTGTCCTTCCACTTTGCAAGCAAATTTGCCGTCAGTATCACCATCCTTGCAACTGTCCATTAAAAGGGAAATCTCATCCTTTCTTCTTCTGTACCAGCTGAATGATGATCCTTCAGCTTTGATGTTGAATTCAGAAGTGCATGAGATCCTTGCTCTGCTCCCAACttccacaaactcaaacctcggCATCTGATGTAGTGATGGTTGGGCATGTAACACTGTTGAGCAACACAAACACAGAAAGGAAGGTGGAAATTGTAATAGGGAGGATCATGACCCTCTCTGACCTCCAATCAGAAAGAGAATTGCTAATTAGGCAACAGACCGAAGACCACCTGCAAAGTCCCATCTTTTGCCAGGATGCCCAAGACGAGTGCTGGGCTCTCCGTTTTCAAACAATGGCCGGATGGTGAGACATGTTGTAGCAGATTCATGCACTGAGCAGCgggttggtctagaagacctctaGGGCCCCTCCTAAGAAAGACTGGGGACTTTGAGGGGTGCTGTCCATTGGAGAAGACAGTCCTTGTGTAGGTGGACATCGCTAGCTCAGGTGACTTGTTCTGACACCTCatataaatacaggtgaaactcaaaaaattagaatatcgtgcaaaagttcattaatttcagtaatgcaaattaaaaggtgaaactgatatatgagatagacgcattacatgcaaagcgagataagtcaagccttaatttgttataattgtgatgatcatggtgtacagctcatgagaaccccaaatccacaatcccagaaaattagaatattacatgaaaccaagaaaacaaggattgtaaatagaacaatatcagacctctgaaaagtataagcatgcatatgtattcagtacttggtttgggccccttttgcagcaattactgcctgaatgtggcgtggcatggatgctatcagcctgtggcactgctgaggtgttatggaagaccaggatgcttcaatagcggccttcagctcttctgcattgtttggtctcatgtctcatccttctcttggcaatgccccatagattctctatggggttcaggtcaggtgagtttgctggccaatcaagcacagtaatcccatggtcattgaaccaggttttggtacttttggcagtgtgggcaggtgccaagtcctgctggaaaatgaagtcagcatccccatacagctcgtctgcggaaggaagcatgaagtgctccaaaatctcctgatagacggc
The Hemicordylus capensis ecotype Gifberg chromosome 14, rHemCap1.1.pri, whole genome shotgun sequence genome window above contains:
- the LOC128337499 gene encoding M1-specific T cell receptor alpha chain-like produces the protein MLLLAKYLLLSSTVLHAQPSLHQMPRFEFVEVGSRARISCTSEFNIKAEGSSFSWYRRRKDEISLLMDSCKDGDTDGKFACKVEGHKLTLEISNSQPADSGLYFCAQGIRNLFFSSGTTSLIVGDSYTPSTRVMLLLPSAHPTSKSVQSDRLACVVHGASNLVQVSWSISGDLWEEEQTFLAKTSSGSLTFISLPSLPMDAQMSEKSYTCEVRFNSSNTTVKKNVSFPTASSADLKENCLNYAVPVAVLGVSASLLLLLSCLWSQLCPSGPASPAGANHNFLSNKVPPTARAMWMLLLLLLVSCLWIRLYFHPN